A single genomic interval of Trachemys scripta elegans isolate TJP31775 chromosome 3, CAS_Tse_1.0, whole genome shotgun sequence harbors:
- the HINT3 gene encoding histidine triad nucleotide-binding protein 3, with protein MAGEDGAAAPEAAQPPADPSPGSGGGYDGKCVFCRIGRREEPGTALLPCESEGLVCFRDIRPGAPHHYLVVPIEHMGNCKTLKKEHIPLVEKMMEAGKNILQQNNFTDLNDIRMGFHWPPFCSISHLHLHVLAPASQLGFLSRMIYRINSYWFITAEQLIERLQTENAAS; from the exons ATGGCCGGGGAGGACGGAGCCGCCGCCCCCGAGGCTGCGCAGCCCCCCGCGGACCCGAGCCCTGGCAGTGGCGGCGGCTACGACGGCAAATGCGTCTTCTGCAGGATCGGCCGCCGGGAGGAGCCGGGCACCGCGCTGCTGCCCTGCGAG TCTGAAGGCCTAGTCTGTTTTAGAGATATCAgacctggggccccacaccattATCTGGTCGTGCCAATAGAGCATATGGGAAACTGCAAGACTCTAAAGAAAGAGCACATACCACTAG TGGAGAAAATGATGGAAGCTGGAAAGAACATCCTTCAGCAAAATAATTTTACTGACTTGAACGATATAAG GATGGGATTCCATTGGCCTCCATTCTGCTCAATATCCCACTTACATCTTCATGTCCTGGCCCCAGCCAGTCAGCTGGGATTCTTGTCCAGGATGATATACAGAATCAATTCCTATTGGTTTATCACG GCTGAACAGCTGATTGAACGACTGCAGACTGAAAATGCTGCCAGTTGA